A part of Azospirillum thermophilum genomic DNA contains:
- a CDS encoding helix-turn-helix domain-containing protein, translating to MELKEYRDAKSITLAGLAAAVGVTEVAMSRYERGIRFPRPEIIERIEEATDGAVRAEDFLRVRRRRGETP from the coding sequence ATGGAACTCAAGGAATACCGAGACGCCAAGTCGATCACGCTGGCCGGATTGGCGGCGGCGGTTGGCGTGACCGAAGTGGCAATGAGCCGCTATGAGCGCGGTATTCGCTTCCCGCGCCCCGAGATCATTGAACGCATCGAGGAGGCAACCGACGGGGCCGTTCGGGCCGAGGATTTCCTTCGCGTCCGTCGCCGTAGAGGAGAAACCCCATGA
- a CDS encoding VRR-NUC domain-containing protein yields MTESPILRRILLALGARDSVRLFRNNVGVAVYPDGSRVVYGLAPGSPDLIGLTSITVTPDMIGRRLAVFTAIEVKAPRGRPTDAQRAFVAMVQRMGGIAGIARSPEEAAALLAAGPGQVSS; encoded by the coding sequence ATGACCGAATCCCCGATCCTCCGCCGCATCCTGCTGGCGCTGGGCGCCAGGGACAGCGTCCGGCTGTTCCGCAACAACGTCGGCGTCGCGGTCTATCCTGACGGCAGCCGCGTCGTCTATGGGCTGGCGCCAGGCAGCCCAGACCTCATCGGCCTGACCAGCATCACCGTCACCCCGGATATGATCGGGCGCCGCCTCGCCGTCTTCACCGCCATCGAGGTCAAGGCGCCGCGCGGCCGCCCGACCGACGCGCAGCGTGCCTTCGTCGCCATGGTCCAGCGCATGGGCGGGATCGCCGGCATCGCCCGGTCGCCGGAAGAGGCTGCGGCATTGCTGGCGGCTGGGCCTGGGCAGGTGTCGTCATGA
- a CDS encoding DUF2335 domain-containing protein — protein MHSAGTTKFEIVEQSTEGTVKPAQRDGAPSASEADVLAPVRVEERIERALGGVVPPDKLPKATEQVLAVVAKEFFQGPLPPPEQFSQYDHVLPGAADRILQMAESEQAHRIFWEQTAIRAETRSSFLGLCFGFLALVVLVSAAVACAYLGKDALAGALIGATTLGLIPAFIKGRGLFNWFDSAKQQPEAPPPQKRKPQQNRRTKKTSR, from the coding sequence ATGCACTCCGCCGGTACGACGAAATTCGAGATCGTTGAGCAATCTACTGAGGGAACTGTGAAACCGGCGCAACGAGATGGTGCGCCTAGCGCGTCCGAAGCGGACGTCCTCGCGCCGGTTCGTGTTGAGGAGAGAATTGAAAGGGCACTAGGTGGGGTCGTTCCCCCAGATAAACTCCCCAAAGCCACGGAGCAAGTTCTGGCAGTTGTCGCTAAGGAGTTCTTCCAAGGCCCACTGCCCCCGCCAGAGCAGTTCAGTCAGTACGACCATGTTCTTCCGGGGGCGGCGGATCGGATACTTCAGATGGCGGAGTCGGAGCAAGCGCATCGAATATTCTGGGAACAAACAGCAATACGCGCAGAAACTAGAAGCTCATTTCTCGGTTTGTGCTTTGGATTTCTAGCTCTAGTTGTTTTGGTGTCTGCGGCAGTTGCATGCGCATATCTGGGTAAAGACGCACTTGCTGGCGCTCTTATTGGAGCGACAACCTTGGGCTTAATTCCTGCATTTATCAAGGGTAGAGGGCTATTCAATTGGTTTGACTCAGCTAAACAACAGCCTGAAGCGCCTCCTCCACAGAAGAGGAAGCCGCAGCAGAATCGTCGTACAAAGAAAACGAGTCGATGA
- a CDS encoding DNA-methyltransferase produces MRDPLVLDQAHGADWSIYNADCVTFAQAMPDASVDLSVFSPPFSNLYVYSESAADHGNCVTDEEFFDHYRFLVRELYRVTRPGRLCAIHVKDLVYYQNSSADGSAGLRAFSDGCTRVHLEEGFTFHCRITIHRDPVLERAKANPHGLLWKTFQGDASFCRVGMPEYLMVYRRWARPGEKALVKPVLHPKAEVPLERWQDLAGPVWRTDDASVALTYGDPRRAVGSLVWNLQDPGRGDGDLPATDVLNVEVARDPDAERHLCPMPLNITKRAIELWTNPGEVVFSPYTGIGSEGVAALSMGRKFIGTELHPTYYGQACHFLDEASRQVAYGSLFDLLAAE; encoded by the coding sequence ATGCGTGATCCGCTCGTCCTCGACCAAGCGCACGGCGCCGACTGGTCGATCTACAACGCCGACTGCGTCACCTTCGCCCAAGCCATGCCCGACGCCAGCGTCGACCTGTCGGTGTTCTCGCCGCCGTTCTCCAACCTCTACGTCTACAGCGAGAGCGCCGCCGATCACGGCAACTGCGTCACGGACGAGGAGTTCTTCGACCATTACCGGTTCTTGGTCCGCGAGCTGTACCGGGTCACGCGGCCGGGCCGGCTCTGCGCGATTCACGTCAAGGACCTCGTCTACTACCAGAACAGCAGCGCCGACGGATCTGCAGGACTGCGCGCATTCTCGGACGGATGCACCCGCGTCCACCTGGAGGAGGGGTTCACCTTCCATTGCCGGATCACGATCCACCGTGATCCGGTCCTGGAGCGCGCCAAGGCAAACCCACACGGCCTGCTGTGGAAGACCTTTCAGGGAGACGCCTCGTTCTGCCGCGTCGGTATGCCCGAATATCTGATGGTCTACCGGCGCTGGGCGAGGCCGGGCGAGAAGGCGCTGGTCAAGCCGGTCCTGCACCCCAAGGCGGAGGTGCCGCTGGAACGCTGGCAGGACCTCGCCGGTCCAGTGTGGCGGACGGACGATGCGTCGGTGGCGCTGACCTATGGCGACCCGCGCCGCGCCGTCGGGTCGCTGGTCTGGAACCTTCAGGACCCCGGCCGCGGCGACGGCGACCTGCCGGCGACGGACGTCCTCAATGTCGAGGTGGCGCGCGACCCGGACGCCGAGCGGCACCTCTGCCCGATGCCGCTGAACATCACGAAACGCGCCATCGAGCTGTGGACCAATCCGGGCGAGGTCGTTTTCAGCCCCTACACCGGGATCGGCTCAGAGGGAGTCGCGGCTCTGTCGATGGGCCGGAAGTTCATCGGCACCGAGCTGCATCCGACCTACTACGGGCAGGCGTGCCATTTCCTCGACGAGGCGTCGCGGCAGGTCGCCTATGGGTCGCTGTTCGACCTGCTGGCCGCGGAGTGA
- a CDS encoding ATP-dependent DNA helicase, with protein MLAGNITPSPAQLAVIRQIVEWYGERGHQEFYLAGYAGVGKTTIAALAIEEIKHRYKRCKKVITGAYTGKAAHRLRQKGAPDPSTIHAMIYLPKVVEGRLVFELAADGPASSADLIVLDEVSMVNRELAADLRSFGKKILVMGDPGQLPPVAGAGAFTNRNPDAFLTEIHRQAAGSPIIRLATAARLGETIRPGDYGSDVHVAVLTQETQHQVYEPRTQAICGVHRVRWTICQRARRRFGFEGPLPLKGEKLICTRNNREEGLFNGALGVATADAEPEVRPYVNIRVHLEDEPEPRNPLLTHPWQFAQHFDASTRKPERLEKGINEFDWAYAITCHKAQGSEWPHVTIVDDSAAFRRAGQNDAPKWLYTAITRAQTGLTLLLRGA; from the coding sequence ATGCTGGCCGGCAACATCACCCCCTCGCCAGCCCAACTCGCCGTGATCCGCCAGATCGTGGAGTGGTACGGCGAGCGCGGCCATCAAGAGTTCTACCTGGCCGGCTATGCCGGCGTCGGTAAGACGACGATCGCGGCCCTGGCCATCGAGGAAATCAAGCACCGCTACAAGCGCTGCAAGAAGGTCATCACCGGGGCCTACACCGGCAAGGCCGCGCATCGCCTCCGCCAGAAGGGCGCTCCGGACCCCAGCACGATCCACGCCATGATCTACCTGCCGAAGGTTGTCGAGGGCCGGCTGGTCTTTGAATTGGCTGCCGACGGGCCGGCAAGTTCCGCGGACCTCATCGTTCTGGACGAGGTCTCCATGGTCAACCGTGAGCTGGCCGCCGACCTGCGCTCGTTCGGAAAGAAGATCCTTGTCATGGGCGACCCCGGCCAGCTCCCGCCGGTCGCCGGCGCCGGAGCATTCACCAACCGGAATCCTGATGCCTTCCTAACGGAAATCCATCGCCAAGCGGCCGGCAGCCCGATCATCAGGCTCGCCACTGCGGCACGTCTCGGGGAAACGATCCGGCCCGGCGACTACGGCAGCGACGTCCACGTCGCCGTCCTCACGCAGGAGACTCAGCACCAGGTCTATGAGCCCAGGACGCAGGCCATTTGCGGCGTCCACCGCGTCCGCTGGACGATCTGCCAGCGCGCCCGGCGCCGGTTCGGGTTCGAGGGCCCGCTCCCGCTCAAGGGCGAAAAGCTGATCTGCACCAGGAACAACCGGGAGGAAGGACTCTTCAATGGTGCTTTGGGCGTCGCAACCGCCGATGCCGAGCCCGAGGTGCGGCCCTACGTCAACATCCGCGTCCACCTGGAGGACGAGCCCGAACCGCGGAACCCACTGCTGACGCATCCCTGGCAGTTCGCCCAGCACTTCGATGCCAGCACCCGCAAGCCGGAGCGGCTGGAAAAGGGCATCAACGAATTCGACTGGGCCTATGCGATCACCTGCCACAAGGCGCAGGGCTCCGAATGGCCGCATGTCACCATCGTGGACGACAGCGCCGCATTCCGCCGCGCCGGCCAGAACGACGCCCCGAAGTGGCTCTACACGGCGATCACGCGCGCTCAGACCGGGTTGACGCTGCTGTTGCGGGGTGCGTGA
- a CDS encoding XRE family transcriptional regulator translates to MSTETVNDFPYHSGKLAGMNMLRQIREARGLTQKELAERLHTTDVSVSRYEKEDSRLNLPLLRKISEVLDCSIGELIGERPLSDTKIATLDIPGVQKGAANLKIRADRSAHPVHPASPVPEIDVRAGMGAGGEALLEFRPDGNGGLMEMDAVTALWELPPDYLHRELRVRPGAARIIEVQGDSMEPLLQSGDRVMVNLLDRAPSPPGVFAVWDGIGVVVKRLEFIPNSDPPCIVISSDNQKHRTYERTADEVNIIGRVVWFARRM, encoded by the coding sequence ATGTCAACCGAAACGGTAAATGACTTTCCTTACCATTCCGGTAAGCTCGCTGGCATGAATATGCTGCGACAAATCCGAGAGGCGCGAGGGCTGACTCAGAAAGAGTTGGCGGAGCGCCTTCATACAACCGATGTCTCCGTTTCTCGATACGAGAAAGAAGACAGTCGGTTAAACTTGCCGCTTCTCCGAAAAATCTCTGAAGTTCTGGATTGCAGTATCGGAGAGTTAATTGGCGAAAGGCCGCTCTCTGATACCAAGATCGCAACGCTTGACATCCCTGGTGTCCAGAAGGGTGCCGCAAATCTGAAAATCCGCGCTGATCGGAGCGCGCATCCCGTGCATCCAGCTTCTCCAGTCCCGGAGATCGATGTCCGTGCCGGCATGGGGGCTGGTGGTGAGGCGCTGCTGGAGTTCCGGCCGGATGGCAACGGCGGCCTGATGGAGATGGACGCGGTTACGGCTCTCTGGGAGCTGCCGCCGGATTACTTGCACCGTGAGCTGCGGGTGCGCCCCGGCGCGGCCCGGATCATTGAGGTGCAGGGCGATTCGATGGAGCCCCTGCTACAGTCCGGCGATCGCGTGATGGTCAACCTCCTCGACCGCGCCCCCTCGCCGCCTGGCGTGTTCGCGGTCTGGGACGGGATCGGCGTAGTGGTGAAGCGCCTGGAGTTCATCCCGAACAGCGATCCGCCCTGCATCGTCATCAGTTCGGACAACCAGAAGCACCGGACCTACGAGCGCACGGCCGACGAGGTGAACATCATCGGCCGCGTGGTGTGGTTCGCCCGGCGCATGTAG
- a CDS encoding thermonuclease family protein, giving the protein MREIGLIAAAFCTAILATPAFAADLTGTATVIDGDTLEVHGQRIRLHGIDSPESAQLCQDAAGKDWRCGQQAALALSDRIARRPVSCEVKDTDRYGRSVAACSVAGESLNAWMVSQGWAMAYRQYSTDYVGAEATARAARAGIWAGTFQPPWEWRTAKRNGDKPQAANQSRPAPAAAPSAAPSSGCQIKGNINSKGERIYHVPGGRFYDQTQIDTGSGERWFCSEDEARSAGWRRSER; this is encoded by the coding sequence ATGAGGGAAATTGGATTGATTGCGGCTGCATTTTGCACCGCGATCCTCGCCACCCCCGCTTTCGCCGCCGATCTAACCGGCACGGCCACGGTCATCGACGGCGACACGCTGGAGGTCCACGGGCAGCGCATTCGCCTGCACGGGATCGATTCCCCGGAGTCTGCGCAGCTCTGCCAGGACGCCGCCGGCAAGGACTGGCGCTGCGGTCAGCAGGCGGCGCTCGCGCTGTCGGACCGGATCGCCCGGCGGCCGGTGAGCTGCGAGGTCAAGGACACCGACAGGTACGGCCGGAGCGTCGCCGCGTGCTCGGTCGCAGGCGAGTCGCTCAATGCCTGGATGGTGTCGCAGGGCTGGGCGATGGCCTACCGCCAGTACAGCACGGACTACGTCGGCGCCGAGGCGACGGCCCGGGCGGCGCGTGCCGGCATCTGGGCCGGCACCTTTCAGCCGCCGTGGGAATGGCGCACGGCGAAGCGGAACGGCGATAAGCCCCAGGCCGCCAACCAGAGTCGCCCGGCCCCAGCGGCAGCCCCGTCAGCAGCGCCGTCCAGCGGCTGCCAGATCAAGGGCAACATCAACAGCAAGGGGGAGCGCATCTACCACGTCCCCGGCGGGCGCTTCTACGACCAGACGCAGATCGACACCGGCTCGGGGGAGCGCTGGTTCTGCAGCGAGGACGAGGCACGGTCGGCCGGCTGGCGGAGGTCGGAGCGGTGA
- a CDS encoding DNA polymerase III subunit beta — protein sequence MHFTIDRADLLMALRRGGQLSGRNKTIPILGCVVLRAAGNGLTVASTDMDHWSSLQVPAALAAPGDIAVSGPLLTKAVSELTAGNIEVCLDNGMLRVGAGRTKLRFATLDVRDFPATDPVKGSALTVTAGELRRIAEVTTWAASAEETRYYLRVTCLRPTEGKLLAWATDGHAMTRTGVACAGDVPAHDVMLPTTAWVPLRSILDGVGDEDEVTVTLSANAVAFKAGPARFRCKLVKGSFPHNSAVIVDHALAGKHATEFDRDAMLAALRRVRVAATDKINTTRLTIAPDGIGLRAAGGNGAEAEDAIEASGNAEIVIGFAAPLLLDALGSMPVGRVAMRLSDPTGPAALWPSGTGPDEAPQVALVMPCKL from the coding sequence ATGCACTTCACCATCGACCGCGCCGACCTGCTGATGGCGCTGCGCCGCGGCGGCCAACTCTCCGGCCGCAACAAGACGATCCCCATCCTCGGCTGCGTCGTGCTGCGCGCCGCCGGAAATGGCCTGACCGTCGCCAGCACCGACATGGACCACTGGTCCTCGCTCCAGGTCCCCGCCGCCCTGGCCGCGCCCGGCGACATCGCGGTCAGCGGGCCGCTGCTGACCAAGGCCGTGTCCGAGTTGACCGCCGGTAACATTGAGGTCTGTCTCGACAACGGCATGCTCCGCGTCGGCGCCGGCCGGACCAAGCTGCGCTTCGCGACGCTTGATGTCCGCGACTTCCCCGCTACTGATCCGGTCAAGGGCAGCGCGCTGACGGTCACGGCCGGAGAGTTGCGCAGGATCGCAGAGGTAACGACGTGGGCAGCATCCGCGGAGGAGACGCGCTATTACCTCCGCGTGACCTGCCTGCGGCCCACCGAGGGCAAGCTCTTGGCCTGGGCGACGGACGGACACGCGATGACGCGTACCGGCGTGGCATGCGCCGGCGACGTTCCTGCGCACGATGTGATGCTGCCGACAACGGCGTGGGTTCCGCTGCGCTCGATCCTCGATGGTGTCGGCGACGAGGACGAGGTCACCGTAACGCTCTCCGCCAATGCTGTCGCGTTCAAGGCCGGGCCGGCCCGGTTCCGCTGCAAGCTCGTCAAGGGTAGCTTCCCGCACAACTCGGCCGTCATCGTCGACCATGCCCTGGCCGGCAAGCACGCGACCGAGTTCGACCGGGACGCCATGTTGGCGGCCCTGCGCCGCGTCCGCGTCGCCGCGACGGACAAGATCAACACCACCCGCCTGACGATCGCCCCGGACGGCATTGGCCTGCGCGCGGCCGGCGGGAATGGCGCCGAGGCCGAGGACGCCATCGAGGCCTCGGGCAATGCGGAGATCGTCATCGGCTTCGCCGCGCCCCTCCTGCTCGACGCGCTGGGCTCGATGCCGGTCGGGCGCGTCGCTATGCGGCTCAGCGACCCGACCGGACCCGCGGCGCTTTGGCCGTCGGGAACCGGTCCGGACGAGGCGCCCCAGGTCGCGCTGGTCATGCCGTGCAAGCTGTAG
- a CDS encoding DEAD/DEAH box helicase has protein sequence MTLTLRDYQADLVAALRASISAGARAPLAVLPTGGGKTAVSGAIADGVARRGRIAWFVVPSLVLLSQTAEKFREYGIRAGVLHSGFTPDISAPIQIITIQTLDRWVRRGLLRDARSGRLYFPANGRRSSLWAPDLIVLDEAHHASAAQYLRVCAALVDTRWLGVTATPERLDGKGLGAGCGGIFDALVEGPTIADLIRRRHLVQPVVYAPPIGADLSGIHTRAGDFATDEAATKLDKPAITGSVVGHYRSLAPGARAVAFCCSIAHSQHVAAEFRAAGIPATHLDGEADPDERTRVITAFSRGEIRALTNCALISEGFDVPAVEAAILLRPTQSLSMFLQQVGRALRPAPGKDRALILDHVGNVLRHGMPDDDREWSLDGRAKRNRAKDEVASPPVKQCPECFAAHRPAPACPACGYIYEPEGRTPEEVDGELRPVDRDTLTAAKEAEKAARRAEVEQARTREDLERIAAERGYKPGWVEHQLRFRGRGGGHGRLDGLIEHQERLYGYGARRAAG, from the coding sequence ATGACCCTTACCCTCCGAGACTACCAAGCCGATCTCGTCGCGGCCCTTCGCGCATCCATCTCCGCCGGCGCCCGCGCGCCGCTGGCTGTCCTGCCCACCGGCGGCGGCAAGACGGCGGTTTCCGGCGCCATCGCGGACGGCGTCGCCAGGCGCGGTCGGATCGCATGGTTCGTCGTTCCGTCGCTGGTCCTGCTGTCCCAGACCGCGGAGAAGTTCCGCGAATACGGGATCCGGGCCGGTGTCCTGCACAGCGGGTTCACGCCCGACATATCTGCGCCCATCCAGATCATCACGATCCAGACGCTCGACCGCTGGGTGCGGCGCGGACTGCTCCGTGACGCCCGGTCCGGCCGGCTCTACTTCCCGGCCAACGGGAGGCGGTCTTCGCTGTGGGCACCGGACCTGATTGTGCTGGACGAGGCGCACCATGCCTCGGCTGCGCAATACCTCCGCGTCTGCGCCGCGCTGGTCGATACCCGCTGGCTGGGCGTCACCGCTACGCCGGAGCGTCTGGACGGGAAGGGCCTCGGCGCCGGCTGCGGCGGCATCTTCGACGCACTGGTCGAGGGTCCGACGATCGCCGACCTGATCCGGCGCCGACACCTCGTCCAGCCGGTCGTCTACGCGCCGCCGATCGGAGCGGACCTGTCCGGCATCCACACCAGGGCCGGCGACTTCGCGACCGACGAGGCTGCGACCAAGCTGGACAAGCCGGCCATCACGGGGTCGGTGGTCGGGCATTACCGGTCTCTGGCCCCTGGTGCCAGGGCAGTGGCGTTCTGCTGCTCCATCGCGCACAGCCAGCACGTCGCCGCCGAGTTCCGTGCTGCCGGCATCCCGGCCACGCACCTCGACGGTGAGGCTGACCCGGACGAGAGGACGCGCGTCATCACCGCGTTCAGCCGGGGCGAAATCCGCGCGCTGACCAACTGCGCCCTGATCTCCGAGGGTTTCGACGTCCCGGCGGTCGAGGCCGCCATCCTGTTGCGACCCACGCAGAGCCTGTCCATGTTCCTGCAGCAGGTCGGCCGCGCCCTGCGCCCTGCTCCCGGGAAGGACCGTGCCCTGATCCTGGACCACGTCGGCAACGTGCTGCGCCACGGCATGCCGGATGACGACCGGGAGTGGAGCCTGGACGGGCGCGCGAAACGCAACAGGGCCAAGGACGAGGTCGCTTCGCCCCCGGTCAAGCAGTGCCCAGAGTGCTTCGCCGCACACCGCCCGGCGCCGGCCTGCCCGGCCTGCGGATACATCTACGAGCCGGAGGGTCGGACGCCGGAGGAGGTGGATGGAGAGCTGAGGCCGGTGGACCGGGACACCCTGACTGCCGCCAAGGAAGCCGAGAAAGCCGCCCGTCGCGCCGAGGTCGAGCAGGCCAGGACCCGCGAGGACCTGGAGCGGATCGCGGCCGAGCGTGGCTATAAACCGGGATGGGTGGAGCACCAGCTGCGATTCCGCGGAAGAGGCGGAGGCCATGGCCGGCTTGACGGGCTGATCGAGCATCAGGAACGGCTCTACGGCTACGGGGCGCGGAGGGCCGCGGGATGA
- a CDS encoding DEAD/DEAH box helicase, translated as MGDAYVDMLARKAVTAPQRGLDTVPPLPSSLSDLQRDVTAFLLQSGCGAGFLDTGLGKTRIQLAWARVVAEVTGLPVLGFVPLAVGPQHVREAEAAGIQDVRVVRCQDDIRPGVNLTNYERMHLFSPDALGGVFLDESSILKSFSGVTTRKLMQFSAALNWRAAFTATPAPNDHTELGQHSQFLGVMDSNEMLSRWFVADQKQMGRYRLKKHGVRPFWSWVASWARCASRPSDLGYSDAGYEMPDLVMHDLLVRVDTSTDAGQDRDGQLRLLRIPGTSSTALHAEKRRTAEARARAIAEPVMDLRAEPWNVWCDTDYEADALMAAIPDAVEVRGSMSPEMKEERLEAFSRGDIRVLVTKPRIAGFGLNWQHVAHAAFVGCSYSYEQFYQAVRRNWRFGQKRPVNVYLAYAETEAAPREALRRKSGEHESMKAAMADAMQRAADHRTIKHSYAPTVRPELPVWLRGAGAGDCRHA; from the coding sequence ATGGGCGACGCATACGTTGATATGCTGGCGCGCAAGGCCGTTACCGCTCCGCAGCGCGGCCTCGACACTGTACCGCCCCTGCCCAGCTCCCTGTCGGACCTCCAGCGCGACGTCACCGCCTTCCTGCTGCAGTCCGGATGCGGCGCCGGCTTCCTGGACACCGGGCTGGGCAAGACCCGCATTCAACTCGCCTGGGCACGCGTCGTCGCTGAGGTCACCGGTCTGCCGGTGCTTGGGTTCGTCCCGCTGGCCGTGGGGCCACAGCACGTCCGAGAGGCCGAGGCCGCCGGTATCCAGGATGTCCGCGTCGTGCGTTGCCAGGACGATATCCGTCCGGGAGTCAACCTGACCAACTACGAGAGGATGCACCTCTTCAGCCCGGATGCCCTGGGCGGCGTCTTCCTGGATGAATCGTCCATCCTGAAGTCGTTCTCGGGCGTCACGACACGCAAGCTGATGCAGTTCAGCGCCGCGCTGAACTGGCGGGCCGCTTTCACCGCGACGCCGGCCCCGAACGACCATACCGAGTTGGGGCAGCACAGCCAGTTCCTGGGCGTGATGGACAGCAACGAGATGCTGTCCCGCTGGTTCGTCGCCGATCAGAAGCAGATGGGTCGTTACCGGCTGAAGAAGCACGGCGTCCGCCCGTTCTGGTCCTGGGTGGCGAGCTGGGCGCGCTGCGCGTCCCGCCCGTCCGACCTCGGCTACAGCGACGCCGGTTATGAGATGCCGGACCTCGTCATGCATGACCTGCTGGTGAGGGTGGATACCTCCACCGACGCCGGCCAGGACCGTGACGGCCAGCTCCGATTGCTCCGTATTCCCGGAACCAGCTCCACCGCTTTGCACGCCGAGAAGCGCCGGACGGCCGAGGCGCGGGCCAGGGCGATCGCCGAGCCCGTCATGGACCTGCGCGCCGAGCCCTGGAACGTCTGGTGCGATACCGACTACGAGGCGGATGCGCTGATGGCGGCCATCCCCGATGCCGTCGAGGTGCGGGGTTCCATGTCGCCAGAGATGAAGGAGGAGCGGCTGGAGGCCTTCAGCCGCGGCGACATTCGGGTGCTGGTGACGAAGCCGCGCATCGCCGGGTTCGGGCTGAACTGGCAGCACGTCGCCCATGCCGCGTTCGTCGGCTGCAGCTACAGCTATGAGCAGTTCTATCAGGCCGTCCGCCGGAACTGGCGCTTCGGTCAGAAGCGACCGGTAAACGTCTATCTAGCCTACGCCGAGACCGAAGCTGCCCCGCGCGAGGCCCTCCGCCGGAAGTCCGGCGAGCACGAATCCATGAAGGCGGCCATGGCCGATGCCATGCAGCGCGCCGCCGACCACCGAACCATCAAGCATAGCTACGCGCCGACGGTCCGACCAGAGCTTCCGGTGTGGCTGCGCGGCGCCGGCGCGGGAGATTGTCGCCATGCGTGA
- a CDS encoding siphovirus Gp157 family protein: MSSPTTGHNGGPDIADVLAVLRATLLDPDQPGRSGLVSDLHGLLLAVATADDPARAAGRAKLEAVIARWDAERPEITDDDQAAKATDCAGRVAAALKAEEGARTAAKRPYLDGQKRIDAAFKARSVALEAGLGDNRLRTGLRGRLIRWTELQQRRQEEARRKADEEARRLAAEAQAAEQALREAAEAAAQGAPVDDALMQQQAAEAAKLREQQAAVQASAPTVDAGRIRTDYGTLARAQTRYRVEITDSAALPRQYLIPDIACIKAALEAGQEIPGARLVPETVLTVR; the protein is encoded by the coding sequence ATGAGCTCCCCCACCACCGGCCACAACGGCGGACCGGATATCGCCGACGTCCTCGCCGTCCTCCGCGCCACCTTGCTGGACCCCGACCAGCCCGGCCGTTCCGGTCTCGTCTCCGACCTGCACGGCCTCCTCCTCGCCGTCGCCACCGCCGACGATCCTGCCCGCGCCGCCGGCCGAGCCAAGCTGGAGGCGGTCATTGCCCGTTGGGACGCCGAGCGGCCGGAGATCACGGACGACGATCAAGCCGCCAAGGCCACGGACTGCGCCGGCCGCGTCGCCGCCGCGCTGAAGGCCGAGGAAGGCGCCCGCACTGCCGCGAAGCGGCCGTACCTCGACGGGCAGAAACGCATCGACGCCGCGTTCAAGGCGCGCTCCGTCGCCCTGGAGGCTGGCCTCGGGGACAACCGCCTCCGCACCGGGCTCCGCGGCCGGCTGATCCGCTGGACCGAACTGCAGCAGCGCCGGCAGGAGGAGGCCAGGCGCAAGGCCGATGAGGAGGCTCGCCGCCTCGCCGCCGAGGCGCAGGCCGCGGAGCAAGCGCTGCGCGAAGCGGCTGAGGCTGCCGCCCAGGGCGCGCCGGTAGACGATGCGCTGATGCAGCAGCAGGCCGCCGAGGCCGCGAAGCTGCGCGAGCAGCAGGCGGCTGTGCAGGCCTCGGCGCCGACCGTCGACGCCGGCCGCATCAGGACCGACTACGGCACTCTCGCCAGGGCGCAGACCCGGTACCGCGTCGAGATCACCGATTCCGCTGCGCTGCCCCGCCAGTACCTCATCCCCGACATCGCCTGCATCAAGGCCGCTCTCGAAGCCGGCCAGGAAATCCCCGGCGCCCGGCTGGTGCCGGAAACCGTGCTGACCGTGCGCTGA